The following proteins are co-located in the Manihot esculenta cultivar AM560-2 chromosome 9, M.esculenta_v8, whole genome shotgun sequence genome:
- the LOC110621864 gene encoding DNA topoisomerase 6 subunit A, whose protein sequence is MAETTKTKKRRRADPDSYSSDQPQLPFKNRLKPDSVILESLHSLLKSTFSASTSSKPLTLSDLSLSSACREVTDLSLSSVQSAIESLVLSLTHSILSGQGFSFNVPSRAATNQLYVPELDRIVLKDKNTLRPFANISSVRKSTITAKILSLVHQLCLKSIHVTKRDLFYTDVKLFQDQTQSDAVLDDVSCMLGCTRSSLNVIAAEKGVVVGRLIFSDNGDMIDCTKMGMGGKAIPPNIDRVGDMQSDALFILLVEKDAAYIRLAEDRFYNRFPCIIVTAKGQPDVATRLFLRKMKMELKLPVLALVDSDPYGLKILSVYGCGSKNMSYDSANLTTPDIKWLGIRPSDLDKYKIPEQCRLPMTEQDIKTGKDLLEEDFVKKNPGWVEELSLMVKTKQKAEIQALSSFGFQYLSEVYLPLKLQQQDWL, encoded by the coding sequence ATGGCCGAAACCACCAAGACCAAGAAACGCCGCCGAGCCGATCCGGATTCCTACTCCTCCGACCAACCCCAACTCCCTTTCAAGAACCGCCTGAAGCCCGATTCAGTAATCCTTGAATCTCTACACTCCCTCTTAAAGTCCACTTTCTCGGCCTCCACTTCCTCCAAGCCCTTAACACTGTCTGACCTCTCCCTCTCCTCTGCTTGCCGCGAGGTCACCGACCTATCTCTCTCCTCCGTCCAATCCGCCATCGAATCCTTAGTTCTCTCCCTTACCCACTCCATCCTCTCCGGCCAGGGCTTCTCCTTCAACGTCCCTTCACGCGCCGCAACGAACCAGCTGTATGTCCCAGAACTCGACCGCATCGTGCTGAAAGACAAAAATACCCTCCGTCCCTTTGCCAACATTTCCTCCGTACGCAAATCAACCATCACCGCCAAAATCCTCTCTCTAGTCCACCAACTTTGCCTCAAGAGCATCCACGTCACAAAGCGAGACCTCTTCTATACCGACGTCAAGCTCTTCCAAGACCAGACGCAATCTGACGCCGTTCTCGATGATGTTTCGTGTATGCTCGGCTGCACTAGATCTTCTCTCAACGTGATCGCTGCGGAAAAAGGGGTGGTGGTCGGGAGATTGATTTTTAGCGACAATGGGGATATGATTGATTGTACTAAAATGGGTATGGGAGGGAAAGCGATTCCCCCCAATATTGATAGAGTTGGAGATATGCAAAGTGATGCATTGTTCATACTGTTGGTGGAAAAGGATGCTGCTTATATTAGGCTGGCGGAGGATAGATTCTATAATCGGTTTCCTTGTATTATTGTCACCGCAAAGGGACAACCAGATGTAGCAACCAGATTGTTCTTGAGGAAGATGAAGATGGAACTGAAATTGCCGGTTCTTGCATTGGTGGATAGTGATCCTTATGGGTTGAAGATTTTGTCAGTGTATGGATGTGGTTCCAAGAATATGTCATATGATAGTGCAAATTTGACCACTCCAGATATCAAGTGGCTGGGGATTAGGCCAAGCGATCTCGATAAATATAAGATACCGGAGCAATGCAGGTTGCCAATGACTGAGCAGGATATTAAGACGGGCAAGGATCTGTTGGAGGAggattttgtgaagaaaaaTCCAGGATGGGTTGAGGAGTTGAGCTTGATGGTGAAGACCAAGCAGAAGGCTGAGATTCAGGCTTTGAGCTCGTTTGGCTTTCAGTACTTGTCTGAAGTTTATTTGCCATTGAAGCTGCAGCAGCAGGATTGGCTTTGA
- the LOC110623699 gene encoding thioredoxin-like protein AAED1, chloroplastic isoform X1 — protein MAISQSAAFSPKIPQLSFTSSLQTPLFLAASTTTSHRHRHLHTSIKLFPKRQGHIACSAISGSSGTKSSGLVSENTANLLDTAKVFDLDGNGIPISDLWKDRKAVVAFARHFGCVFCRKRADYLAAKKDIMDASGVALVLIGPGSVDQAKTFFEQTNFKGEVYADPDHSSYEALKFVSGVFSTFTPKAGLQIIQLYMEGYRQDWKLSFEKDTVSRGGWQQGGIIVAGPGKTNISYIHKDKEAGDDPDIEDIMKICCS, from the exons ATGGCGATTTCTCAGTCCGCTGCTTTCTCGCCTAAAATACCCCAACTCAGCTTCACCAGTAGTCTTCAGACGCCTCTGTTTCTCGCTGCATCAACGACAACAAGCCACCGCCACCGCCACCTTCACACATCAATAAAACTATTTCCAAAGCGTCAAGGCCACATCGCCTGCTCCGCAATCTCGGGATCTAGCG GAACTAAATCTTCGGGTTTGGTGAGTGAGAACACTGCGAACCTGTTGGACACTGCGAAGGTGTTCGATTTGGATGGAAATGGAATCCCAATTTCTGATTTATGGAAAGATAGGAAAGCTGTTGTCGCGTTTGCACGTCATTTTGG ATGTGTCTTTTGTAGGAAACGCGCTGATTATCTTGCTGCCAAGAAG GACATAATGGATGCATCTGGAGTGGCACTTGTGTTGATTGGACCTGGCAGCGTTGATCAG GCAAAAACATTCTTTGAGCAAACTAATTTCAAAGGAG AAGTTTATGCAGATCCTGATCACTCATCATATGAGGCACTGAAATTTGTTTCTGGGGTTTTCTCCACATTTACACCTAAA GCAGGTCTTCAGATAATACAATTGTACATGGAAGGTTATCGACAAGACTGGAAACTTTCATTTGAAAAGGACACTGTGTCCAGAGGTGGTTG GCAGCAAGGTGGAATTATAGTTGCCGGTCCTGGTAAAACAAATATATCATACATCCATAAG GACAAAGAAGCAGGAGATGATCCCGATATTGAAGACATAATGAAAATTTGTTGCTCTTGA
- the LOC110623676 gene encoding zinc finger CCCH domain-containing protein 11, which translates to MPPKQQSKADLAKKQKIVEDKTFGLKNKNKSKNVQKYVQNLKQSVQPKPDPSKAAAKKKKEEDKAKEKELNDLFKVAVSQPKVPIGVDPKSILCEFYKVGQCAKGFKCKFSHDLNVQRKGEKIDLYCDTRDQETMEEWDQETLEKVVESKKMEYNQNKPTEIVCKYFLDAVEKKQYGWFWVCPNGGKDCHYRHALPPGYVLKSQMKALLEEESEKLSIEEEIENQRAKVATSTPMTPELFMQWKQKKMEERDAGLAAQKAERAKNDRMSGRELFLSDASVFVDDAEAYEEYKREERSDAPEKKANANPDEPSTSATSVDSVEDDEDELDMDELNELEASLAKTSIQIQEPGSDD; encoded by the exons ATGCCACCAAAGCAACAGTCAAAAGCCGATTTAGCTAAGAAGCAGAAGATTGTCGAAGACAAGACCTTCGGCCTCAAGAACAAAAACAAGAGCAAAAATGTTCAGAAATATGTGCAGAATCTCAAGCAATCTGTACAGCCCAAACCCGACCCTTCTAAGGCTGCTGCTAAG aagaagaaagaggaagatAAGGCCAAAGAGAAGGAACTGAACGATTTGTTCAAGGTTGCTGTTAGCCAGCCCAAAGTTCCTATTG GTGTTGATCCCAAGTCTATATTGTGCGAGTTCTATAAAGTGGGGCAGTGTGCTAAAGGTTTCAAATGCAAGTTTTCCCACGATTTGAATGTTCAGAGAAAAGGAGAAAAGATTGATCTTTATTGTGATACGCGCGACCAAG AAACGATGGAGGAATGGGATCAAGAGACCTTGGAAAAGGTTGTGGAGTCGAAGAAAATGGAGTATAATCAGAACAAACCTACTGAAATT GTTTGCAAATACTTTCTGGATGCTGTGGAGAAGAAACAATATGGTTGGTTTTGGGTTTGCCCAAATGGTGGTAAAGATTGTCATTACCGGCATGCTCTTCCTCCAGGTTATGTATTAAAATCTCAGATGAAGGCTCTGTTAGAGGAAGAGAGTGAAAAGCTATCTATTGAGGAGGAGATCGAAAATCAG CGTGCCAAAGTAGCAACTTCCACCCCTATGACTCCTGAGTTATTCATGCAATGGAAGCAAAAAAAGATGGAAGAGAGAGATGCTGGTTTGGCTGCACAGAAGGCAGAGAGGGCTAAGAATGATCGAATGAG TGGCCGTGAGCTATTTCTATCAGATGCTAGTGTCTTTGTGGATGATGCTGAGGCATATGAAGAATATAAAAGGGAGGAACGATCTGATGCTCCTGAAAAGAAG GCCAATGCTAATCCTGATGAACCAAGTACCTCAGCAACATCTGTTGACAGTGTTGAAGATGATGAGGATGAACTGGACATGGATGAGTTAAACGAGCTGGAAGCAAGCTTAGCGAAAACATCAATCCAAATTCAGGAGCCTGGCAGTGACGATTAA
- the LOC110623699 gene encoding thioredoxin-like protein AAED1, chloroplastic isoform X2, which yields MAISQSAAFSPKIPQLSFTSSLQTPLFLAASTTTSHRHRHLHTSIKLFPKRQGHIACSAISGSSGTKSSGLVSENTANLLDTAKVFDLDGNGIPISDLWKDRKAVVAFARHFGCVFCRKRADYLAAKKDIMDASGVALVLIGPGSVDQVCLEVYADPDHSSYEALKFVSGVFSTFTPKAGLQIIQLYMEGYRQDWKLSFEKDTVSRGGWQQGGIIVAGPGKTNISYIHKDKEAGDDPDIEDIMKICCS from the exons ATGGCGATTTCTCAGTCCGCTGCTTTCTCGCCTAAAATACCCCAACTCAGCTTCACCAGTAGTCTTCAGACGCCTCTGTTTCTCGCTGCATCAACGACAACAAGCCACCGCCACCGCCACCTTCACACATCAATAAAACTATTTCCAAAGCGTCAAGGCCACATCGCCTGCTCCGCAATCTCGGGATCTAGCG GAACTAAATCTTCGGGTTTGGTGAGTGAGAACACTGCGAACCTGTTGGACACTGCGAAGGTGTTCGATTTGGATGGAAATGGAATCCCAATTTCTGATTTATGGAAAGATAGGAAAGCTGTTGTCGCGTTTGCACGTCATTTTGG ATGTGTCTTTTGTAGGAAACGCGCTGATTATCTTGCTGCCAAGAAG GACATAATGGATGCATCTGGAGTGGCACTTGTGTTGATTGGACCTGGCAGCGTTGATCAGGTATGTCTTG AAGTTTATGCAGATCCTGATCACTCATCATATGAGGCACTGAAATTTGTTTCTGGGGTTTTCTCCACATTTACACCTAAA GCAGGTCTTCAGATAATACAATTGTACATGGAAGGTTATCGACAAGACTGGAAACTTTCATTTGAAAAGGACACTGTGTCCAGAGGTGGTTG GCAGCAAGGTGGAATTATAGTTGCCGGTCCTGGTAAAACAAATATATCATACATCCATAAG GACAAAGAAGCAGGAGATGATCCCGATATTGAAGACATAATGAAAATTTGTTGCTCTTGA